Genomic window (Streptomyces sp. NBC_00078):
CCCGGGTCGCGATCGCCATCTGCAGGGCGGCGCTGACCAGCGCGGCATCGTGCCGCTCGCCCATCGCGTAGCCAAGGGCGCGGCGGGAGAAGGCGTCGTGGACGGATGCGATGGTAGAGCTTGCCCTCGCTGGTCTCGATCTCCGTCATGTCGCCCCACCACAAGATGTTGGGAGCGATGGCGTCGAACTTGCGTCGCACCAGGTCAGGGGCAGTCTTCCGCTTGCCGGGGCGAGTGAGTGAGCGGCGTCGACGAGGCGGCTTGCGGCCCTGCAGACCGAGCTCGGCCATGATCTCGGCGACGGTGTTCTGCGACACCTGCCAGCCCTCCTCCCACAAGTCCAGCGTGATCCTCGGCGAGCCGTACGTCCGGCCGGAGCGGTCGAAGAAGCAGCGGATCCGCTCGGCCAGTTCTGCGCGTCTGATCTCGCGTTTCGTCGGCTCGGACGGCCTGCGGCGCCACTTGTAGAACCACGCCTCCGACACGCCCAGGGCCCGACAGGAGGTGCGGTACGGAATGCTGTGCACGGTCTTCTGGTCGCTGATCACCCCGACGAGCAACGCCGGGTCCGCCACAGCTACTTCACCCACAAGACCATGCAGCGTTTGAGCACATCACGCTCCATGGCCAGCTCCTTGTTGTCCTTCTTCAACTGCGCGTTCTCCCGCCGCAGCCGCGCGAGCTCCTCGCTCTCACCCGCCGCCGCTGCCCCGCTGGCCCGGCGAGCCCGCGACACCCAGCTCGCCAGCGTGGTCTCGTTGATCCCGAGATCCTCCGCGACCTGCGCGATCGGCTTGCCGGTCTCGGCGACGATCCGCACAGCCCCCTCACGGAACTCCGCGTCGAACTTCCGCCTCTTGCCTGCCATGACCCTCAACTTCCCCTGCAGTCACGGTCTCTACGCTACGAGGGGAAGGTCATTCAGGGACTCGTTGGACTTCCGCTTGAAGACATCGGCGTCCGGATCGTCGCTGGCGGCCACGGAGTTGGCAAGAAGGATCTCGTCGGGGGAAAGCCCCTCGCCCTTGTGGTCCCTGAGGTACTTGTCGAGGTCCTTGGCGCTGAAGCCGGCCCAGAGCACACCGGCTTCCGGGTCTCCACTCTCCAGCCGGGCGAACGTCGCACGCCTACGCAGATCCGGGGCCGTGTCGGAAACCCAGCTCCGCAGCGGCTTGAGGGCGGTCAGCTTGCTGGAAACACCCAGACGTGAGGCCCTGGTGAAGGCCTCGTCGACCTTGTCTTGGACACCACCCCGACCGTCCAAGAGCTTGGCGAGCTGCTCCAGGTCATCCGGGTTTACGGTCCTCACGCTCTTGCCCCCTCAAAAGTGTGGACCCTGCATGTACCGCCGCTTCGGCATCCATGGCTGATTCGATCGGTGCAGGAGCTTCATCGTACGTACGCGTACCAGGCGGCACAGGAAACGGGCAGGCTCAGCCCAGGTGTTCCACGGGACTGCTACTTGTCACCAACGAGCGCGAACGCGAACGCCAGCCGCCGATCGAGCCAGTTCGCCTCGATCTTGACCTGCGCGCTGCCCTCGGAGGTCATGACGACCTTGTCTCCGGCCCGCCATTCCAGCGACCGCGCCTTCTTCTTCGCCCCGTCGTCATTGCCCGTGCTGAACAGGCCGTCCACTGCCTCGAAGGTGGCACGGATGGCCACGCGCGCGGCCACCTCACCGGCGCTTCCGCTCGCCCACTCGTTGCGCCCGACGATTTCCGGCCGACCGGGCTGGTCGATGCGCCAGGTGTGCTTGAAGGGACGCTTGGGCGGAACACGGCGAAGGGTTCCGATGAGCTGCCCCTGCGCGTCACGCACTACATGGTGTTGTTCTCCGTCCACCTCCCGCGCATCCTCCACATAGCAGAGGAGGCGCCGGGCGTCGGCATCCTCATAAAGCGTGAGCTCGGGATGCGACGGAAGATTCGCGACGGACGACGAGCCGAGAAACGCGCAGGGGGCGAGAACCGGATAGTCCTTGCTGCCAGTCGGCACGCGCACGGCGGGCTTTCCCCATCCCGACCGCAGCCGCTTGGGGGACTTGGGTCGCTCGACGGATCCGACCACGAACCTGAACACGGTCTCCCAGGAGACAGGCTCCACCGGCGCTTCTTCCGCTGCCTTCGCCTTGTTGTTCCTGCCGAACGCCACTTCCGCCTCCATGGCCACGCTTCGCACCGGACAGCATGACTCTACCCAGGCGGGTTTACGATCCTTTGGGCGCGGGCGAGAGGCGGCCGACGGTCTCGGGTTCCGCAGGCCGCCCACCTCTGATCAGCGGTTGACAGCTTGGATTTCCTGGACGGTGACGTTCTGGGTGGCACCGAAGGTGCCGTCGGGCAGGTCGTCGCCCGCGCCGTCGGAGCCGGTCCAGTGGATCTTCCAGGTGATGGTGGCCTTGAGGGGGTACGAGCCGTTGCCCGTGGAGCGCAGGTACTTCACCCCGCAGGGCGGGGTTTCATCCGCTTTGCCCTTGGCGTACGGCTCACCGATCCGGCCGTTGTTGATCTCGCAGACGCCGGAAGCTGGGTAGGTCTCCGCGTTCGTGGTGCCGGGGTCGATCTTCAGCGACACCGGTACGGCCGTGGTCGTCGCGGAGATACCGAGCACCGGGACCGAGGCGGTGACGGAGACCGGTTTGAATGCGGCGCCGTCCAGCCAGGCCCAGGTGGGGAGGTTGACCTTGGTCGTGTCCGCCGGGGCGAGGGTCACCTTGGTGCTGGGGACGCGGATCTCTTTGTACGCGAGTTCGCCGAGGACCTTGGGGGTGACCGCGTTCTCGATGTTGGCCGGTGGGGGATCGCCCTTGTCCACCCAGAAGATGGGCTTAGTGCACTTGTCCCAGCCGGGCGGGAAGTTCTCGTTGACGTACGAGTCCCACCAGTAGCCCTTGCCGGTCTTGTCCTTGTTGAAGTCCTTGTACGGCTTGCCGTTGATGTACCGGTCGCGCTGCGTGGCGTCCCACTCGTAACCGGTCGAGTCGGCCGCCCAGATCGGCTCCAGGTATGCCTTCAGCTGTGCGGGGGTGTACTTCGGGGCGTACCAGCAGGCGGGCGGGGTCCAGGACGTGGTGGAGGTGACGGGACCGACGGAGCTGCCGGAGCCGTTCTTGGAGCGGTCGAAGACGACGCCTCCCGCGGTCGCGGAGATCTCCGTGCCTTTACTGTCGCCATTCACCTGCGTCTGGGAACCCGTGCCCTTGCCTCCGGGCACGAAATCCGCCCAAGCTGCGGGGCTGGATGCCCAAATGGTGGCTCCGACAACGGCAACGCACACCGAGAATCTGCCTACGGCTGGCACTGGGCTGCCCCCCTGGAGGAAACAATCTGAGACGTCTGCCAGATCCCGTCGGAGTTCTTGTCCAGCCTGGTGTTGTAGAAGACGTAGCTGTTCTTGGTGACCGGCGTCTTGGCGATCTTGTTGGTCTTCTTGTCCTTGCTGAAGCCTTTGCTCTCGTCGCCGCAGTACGAGAGGGTGGCCGATGTCTTGCTCGTCAACGTCACGCTGCGGTCGTAGTACCGAGCTTCGCCCGTGAGTATGGCTCCTGCCTTCTTCCACTGAGCGACCCAGGAGAGCGCAGCCTCAAGTGCCTTGCCTGTGTTGTAGAAGGCGAGACCATGGCCTTTGGGGTCCGTCCCTGTGATCGCGGCATCCACAGCCTGCACACTTGCCGCGCTGTCCGACAGCACGGCGTCTTTCACCGAGTCCCCCGTCTTCGTATCCTCGAAGACCAAGTTCAGGTCCGAGGGCAACTCAATCTTGGGCCGGCTGGCTGCGCTGGAAGCCGAAGCACTAGTACTACAGCCGGTGGTTCACGTGACGTGACGGTGGTTGGCTCGTTGCTCCGTTCGTGGGATTGAGACTGCCGCTGGGCGTGGTGCGGACGGACGAGCTGACCGAGGGCCAAGTGCGGGAGCTTGAGGGGGAGTTGGAGGCATTGTGCGCTTCGGTGGACGATGTGTTTGCGCGTCCGGCTTCCCGGGAGAATCTGCGGGCGATGGTGCGCGGGCTGCTGAGCGAGGTGCCGCGCAAGAACCTGTGGCAGCTCGCGGAGGCTGCCGGCCACCCCAGCCCGGACCGGTTGCAGGGCTTCCTGGCCAAGGCCGCATGGGATGCGGACGAACTGCGCGACCGGGTCCGCGCCCACGCGGTCGCCGCCCTGGCCGCCGACGACGCGGTGCTGATCGCGGACGAGACCGGCGACATCAAGAAGGGCACCAAGACCGCCGGTGTCCAGCGTCAATACACCGGAACTGCGGGCAGAATCGAGAACGCCCAGGTCAGCGTGCACCTGTCCTACGGATCTCGCCGGGGTCGCACTCTGATCGACGCCGAGCTCTACCTCGGCAAGCACTGGGCCGGCGCCACCGCGGAGCACGAACGCCGCTGCGCCGAGCAGGGCGTCCCGCCCGAACGCGCGAGCGCGGTGGCCACCAAGCCGGAGCTGGCCCGGCGGATGCTGGAGCGGGCACTGGCCGCCTCGGTGCCGTTCACCTACTTCCTGGCCGACGAGGCCTACGGGCAGTGCCGTGCACTGCGCGCCTGGCTGGAGGAACACCAGGTCCGCTACGTGCTCGCCATCCCGAAGGACGAGGTGCTGCCCCTGCCCGACGGCCGCACCCGGCAGGCCCGCGAGCTGTGGGCGCTGGTACCCGAGGATGCCTTCGAGCGCCGCTCGTGCGCGGACGGCGCCAAGGGCCCTCGCGAGTACGACTGGGCCGCCGTCCAACTCGCCTCCGTTTCCACCGGGCTGGAGCGTCACCTGCTGATCCGCCGCTCGACCGTGCCCAACAAGAAGGACAGGAAGACCGGCGCACTCGTCCGGGAGATCGCCTACTTCCTGTGCCACACCCACCCCGGCGCCACCGTGGCCGAGCTGGTGGTCGCCGCCGGACAACGCTGGATGGTGGAGGAGTCGTTCCAGGTCGCGAAGGGACAGGTGGGCCTGGACGAACACGAGGTCCGCAAATGGTGCTCGTGGTACCGGCACACCACCGTGTGCATGCTCGCCATGGCTTTCCTGGTCACCGTCCGGAGCCGGCTCATACCCGCCCCACCGACGACACCCGACCCCCGACCGTGAACGAGATCCGCCGCCTGTACGACCGGATCGTCCTCGCCCCCGCACGCACCGCCCGGACCTGGCTCGCCATGCACTGGCACCGCTGGCGCACCCGCCACCAGACCCGAGCCCGAACCAGCCACTACCGCACCCGAGCCGCACGCGCACACTCACCGTGAAACCACCGGCTGTAGTACTAGGCGAAGCCGCCGTCGGGCTCCCCGTGTCCGCCCCCGCGATCTTGTCGTTGGCCTTGGATTTGTCGTCCCCGCCCCCGCAACCTGACAGCAGCAGGGCTGCGGTCGCGGCGAGCGCGGTGGCAGCGGGCAAAGTACGGCGCTTCACAGTGGACTCCCCGTGAGACTGAAGTGCGTCAAGAATGCAGACGCTATCGGTGGGGTTCCGGGTTTCGCCAGAGCGAACTTCCCTGTGAACGTGCGCATTTAAGGACGTAACGGTCTCTTGTCGGCGTGTGATGTGTCCTGATCGCGCCCAAACGGCGGCGGCCCCGGAACCGTTCGTGTGCCGCGTCCGGGGCCGTTGCTGGCGGGGGATTTCGCTTCGCTATCGCGGTGCCCTGCACCTCACGCACGTGCACGGCGGGTTCGCCGACGCGCACAGCACCAGCTCGGCGCGTGCACCGGCCGCGATCTCGAGCTTGCCGCTGTCGGTGGTCACGGTGCCAGGCCGTGTCGATGGTGTAGAGGGTGAGGCGGGAGCGGCGGTGGGCGGCGGCCTCCAGGAGTTCGAATACGTCAGGCTGGGGCAGGTAGTGGGTAGCGCAGTCCGGGCAGGCGTAGACGTTGAAGCAGGGGCCGGTGGCGGCGTGAACCTCCTGGACCAGGACCGGTTCGTCCGTGGTGCGTTGGCAGCGGGCGCACATACGCGCCGCGGGGCGGGTCATCGGGTGACTCCCGCCGGAACGCGGACGCCACGGATTGACTCAGGCGGCGCGGTCTTCGAAGCGGAACTCGGGGCTGGTGCGGAGGTCGATGTGTGCATCGGCTTTCAGTGCGGTAGCCAGTTGCTCGATCAGTTCGAGCGTCGGGTCGACGCCGTTCCCCGCACGAACCACCGCCTCAGCCGCTCTGGCCGCTCTCCCCGCCCACACTCCGCGTGAAGTCCCCCCGAGCCACCCGCCTCGCCAGGCTGTCCCCACCCCGCAGCAACGACCCGTACCCTGTGGCCGCCCAAACACTCCGCTCCCCCGCAACCTCGAAGTACGGCACCGAGCGGCCGCCCTCCGCCACGTCCGTGAGGACCTCCGGCGCCCGGCGTGCGCGCAGAGCGGCGGCGCACTCGGGGCATACGGCCACCTGGGCGCGGTCCCGGCGGCCCAGTGGGCGCCAGGTCGTGCGGCGTACGGCGCGGCCGTGCAGGGGGGTGAAGAAGCAGAGGGGGAGGG
Coding sequences:
- a CDS encoding transposase, producing MAGKRRKFDAEFREGAVRIVAETGKPIAQVAEDLGINETTLASWVSRARRASGAAAAGESEELARLRRENAQLKKDNKELAMERDVLKRCMVLWVK
- a CDS encoding IS701 family transposase; translated protein: MGLRLPLGVVRTDELTEGQVRELEGELEALCASVDDVFARPASRENLRAMVRGLLSEVPRKNLWQLAEAAGHPSPDRLQGFLAKAAWDADELRDRVRAHAVAALAADDAVLIADETGDIKKGTKTAGVQRQYTGTAGRIENAQVSVHLSYGSRRGRTLIDAELYLGKHWAGATAEHERRCAEQGVPPERASAVATKPELARRMLERALAASVPFTYFLADEAYGQCRALRAWLEEHQVRYVLAIPKDEVLPLPDGRTRQARELWALVPEDAFERRSCADGAKGPREYDWAAVQLASVSTGLERHLLIRRSTVPNKKDRKTGALVREIAYFLCHTHPGATVAELVVAAGQRWMVEESFQVAKGQVGLDEHEVRKWCSWYRHTTVCMLAMAFLVTVRSRLIPAPPTTPDPRP